A genome region from Schistocerca americana isolate TAMUIC-IGC-003095 chromosome 1, iqSchAmer2.1, whole genome shotgun sequence includes the following:
- the LOC124608976 gene encoding gustatory receptor 23a-like → MGIVCGQLLGSTRPPAGSEEELEELATRAGQPGVAGGGAVGAEVRRLQRARLVLHRCARLCGLHFGPALLLAILGDFVEMTCCAYWLIILAQETDKRAEILVKLFALTNVLLRQLVVCWVCSSAADHADRAGLLLSRLQPLLRPGPAVDVLRLPMDGLRISAMGFCDIDLHVFTGTVSAAVTYLVILVQFHK, encoded by the coding sequence ATGGGCATCGTCTGTGGGCAGCTGCTGGGGAGTACCCGGCCGCCGGCGGGCAGCGAGGAAGAACTGGAGGAGCTGGCGACGCGCGCAGGACAGCcgggtgtggcgggggggggggcggtgggggcggaggTGCGGCGGCTGCAGCGCGCCAGGTTGGTTCTTCACCGCTGTGCTCGCCTCTGCGGTCTCCACTTCGGACCCGCACTGCTGCTGGCCATCCTGGGAGATTTCGTCGAGATGACTTGCTGTGCCTATTGGCTTATAATACTGGCTCAAGAAACAGACAAGAGAGCGGAAATACTGGTGAAGTTATTTGCACTTACTAACGTCCTGTTACGCCAGCTGGTGGTCTGCTGGGTGTGTTCGTCGGCGGCTGACCACGCCGACAGGGCTGGTCTGCTCCTGTCGAGGCTGCAGCCGCTCCTGCGTCCCGGGCCAGCAGTCGATGTTCTGCGACTTCCAATGGACGGACTACGAATTTCCGCTATGGGTTTTTGTGACATCGACCTTCATGTCTTCACAGGCACGGTTAGTGCAGCAGTCACTTATCTCGTGATACTTGTACAATTCCATAAGTGA